The following nucleotide sequence is from Phacochoerus africanus isolate WHEZ1 chromosome 6, ROS_Pafr_v1, whole genome shotgun sequence.
CCTCTCTGAGGGTCAGTGGGGCAGTTCTTCAGGGGCAGCCTCTCACAGGGAGCTGTTGTCCTTGCCATCTTGGCCTTGGGCCTGGTGGCCTGGGCCAACTACTCTACTGAGCTTGAAGGGAAAGTCTTATGATTGAGCTGGGGGCTCCAGGTAATTTAATGCATGCTCTTGCCCCAGAGTTctggcctctgccccccaccATCTGGTGCCACCTAAACTGTCCTGCTGGGGGAGGGCAGTGGCACATTCGTGCCTAAGCAACTGGCAGTCACCCCAGTGGTGAATGCCCTCCAGCCCTCCATCAGCAGGGCCCTGCCCTGGTTGGGGCCACCCCAGCCTGTTTTCCCACCGCTGGACCAATGGAACTTGTGGGAGCAAGTAAGCGAGTTTTGGTCACCTGGATAGAGTTTCCAGGGACACTCCCCCCTTTTCTGAAGGATGGTTTCCATTTTTGGAAGGGATCTGCTGGCAGGGTGAATGCcttcttgtttgtcttttggggTATCAGGGGGAGCCCCTGTTGTGGTGGGGAGAGTGGCTGTGCACTCTCAACTCCTATAAATTCCCTCTGACTCATATCCACTTCCCCTCAtcccagttgtgtgtgtgtgtgtttgtgtagggGAGGGAGGCCACCCAGGATCCCACTGTGGAAGAAAACTTGTCTTGGGCTGGGATATTCGCCTCTTAAAAGACAGACCAAGGCAGGGGTGTGAAGTGATGCTGGTGTGGGGAGAGTGAAGGAGTTGAGTCTAGAACGACAGGATGTGGGACTGAGAGAAAAAGCCAGGTTTGGGGCAGAGATCGGGTTACCATCTCCTCCTTTCTTAACTGCTCCCTGCCTGGTTGGTGCTGGGActcatttgtctcttttttgggGCTCCTCCCAGTACTGGCTctagcctccccccccccccaacagcctCAACTTCATCTCAGCTCCAGAGCCCgccctctcttcctcccaggcctcagcctgggaactccagccGGCTGGAGGTCGGCTCCTCtccccagggaaggaggaagTGAGGCTCAGCTCAGGGGCAGGGAAGCTAGGAAGGTGTGATGAACTGTGCAGATGCTCTTTGGTGTGTGTCGGGGGCGGGAGACACTGGAAACCCCGGGAAGCTGACTCCTTGCCCTGAGTCacagggaggggtgggcagggccttGGGGTGAGCTGgacagaggggaggaaggggctgtTCCAGGGAGTGGGTGGAGGTGATTCCCTAGTGGATTATTCTCAGTCCCTCTGCTGTGGTAGATGTGTGGCTCCCTACAGTATGGTCATTGTCCCCTGCCTGGGGCTGAGtgacccagtgttgctgccaggcccaggaggaaggggggaggaaggcaggctgCCCGAATGTGggctgtgggcactgcccagactGAGCCTCCTTTGTGTGCCTTGGGGCTCTGGGGACCAGGATGGGGTGGGCCAGGGACACCGGCTGGCTGCTGCCACTGCCCTCCATCTGGGTTTCCATCCATCTGCTCTCCTTCCCACCTCTGGGGTGATATGTAGAGAAGACAGCAGACTAGTGTCGCATGCCCTGCTTTGAGTGCCATCACTGTCACGGCTCCATACACATTGTCTTAAACCTCCTGAGCCACACTTTCCTAGTTTGTCAAAATGGGAAGCCCACTTTCAACCTTCCAGGCTTTTGGGGGCTGAGGGAGGTGATTTTTGTCAGTGCGCCCCCcatagtgcctggcacccaggggCATGGTAAATATTCCTTCCCTACCCACCCATATTGGTGGGGACTCTTGGTTTTTCTCTGGGCATGCATGACTGTGCTGAGTGAGGGACAGTGTGTTCTAGATTGGACATTTGAGataattaaatttgaaaagtatCAAGATCCTGGTAACAAATAAGTCTGACTTGATACCCTGCTATGTAGAGCAAATAAAAGCTGCTGCTTCAGACACCTGTCTAGGTGTCCAGGGGCCCACACTTGGTGAGTGGATTAGATTAGAACTCATGCTTTCTGGCTCCCAAGTGGGTGGTTCTTCCACCTCCCACTTCTGTGTTCTAACCCATGGGGGCAGGTCTGTCCCTGACCCTGAGATTAAGAATTTCAAGCTCAGTTGCTTCAACAATTGGTTCTTGGCAAGAAGGTGCCTGAGCAAAaagcccctcttcctcccttccttccgtGGTTTCCAGGGAGGTCTTGGGGGGCCCTAgagatgtgttttttgacttcGTGGCTTTCCCCAACATTCCCACTGCCTCTTCTTTGCTAGCCCCAGCCATGGCTGCCATCCGAAAGAAGCTAGTGATTGTGGGGGATGGGGCCTGTGGGAAGACCTGTCTCCTCATCGTCTTCAGCAAGGATCAGTTCCCAGAGGTCTACGTCCCCACCGTCTTTGAGAATTACATCGCAGACATCGAGGTGGACGGCAAGCAGGTAAAGGCCAGGAGCCTCTGCTCGTCGCGCCTCGGCACCCCGCCCCCATCACGTAGGAGCCTGGGAtggccctcctctccccccacccacatCCTTGCTCCACTCTCCCGGCTAAAAGCAGTGAAGTGAGGAAGTGCAACTGCTGTCCCTGGAAATCCAGCCTCCTGGTTCTTTACACATGTGCTCTAACCTGGGCCCAGTCCCTTGGCCTCTGGGCTTGAGCCCCGACCCCACcccaactataaaatgggaataacagtagGGCCTCTTTCAAAGGGTTTcagtgaagatgaaataaaacgGTGGTGCTCACAATGGCAGTTCACACTGCACAAAGACCAAACACATTGTCTCAGGGTTGAACTCACCTTATGTTGTGTGGCTGGGATGAGGACTATCCCTtgcatgtagtaggtgctcagtaggTGCCCAGTGAACCTAAAGGACCAGGATTTCAGAGAGGACCCCTGGGTGGCAGGGCGTGCGGGGGTGTGCCTGGGGCCCTCAGGCTAGTGAAGCACTGGCCCTGTGTGTCAGGTGGAGCTGGCCCTGTGGGACACAGCAGGGCAGGAAGACTATGATCGCCTGCGGCCTCTCTCCTACCCGGACACTGACGTCATCCTCATGTGCTTCTCCATTGACAGCCCCGACAGTCTGGGTGAGCTTGTTGGAGGGAGGGGATTGAGAATCCCTTTGAATCCACCAGCGGGAGGGAGCTTCTGCCTTGGTTCATTTGAACCCTCTTCGGAGGCTGGGGGGAGGTGCCGGGGAGCCCCTTGGCCTCCTCCTGTGGTTACTATGGCCTTTAGAGGACTCGGGAGGGTGTGTGCTGTGAGGGAGAGGGGTTTTGAGCTGTGAAAGGGGCTGCCTTGGGGAGACAGGGGGCCCTGGGGAGCCCTCTGGCCTAAGTGGGGGCACTGACCCCTGTCGGGATGTGTCTGCACAGAAAACATCCCTGAGAAGTGGACCCCGGAAGTGAAGCACTTCTGCCCCAATGTGCCCATCATCCTAGTGGGAAATAAGAAGGACCTGAGGCAAGATGAGCACACACGGAGGGAGCTGGCCAAGATGAAGCAGGTGAGTGTGGCTGCCGGGCCCCGGCGAGGAAGGACCCCCCTGAGGGCTGACAGGCTGGTAAAGAAGCCTTCTCCTGTTGACTCCCTGTGACTTCCTACCCCCTGTGTCGACACCATGGTGAGGGAGGGAGAACCAAACAGGCCCTAGTGTCTGAGCCAGTATATGATGAAACTGTCAGAGGACAAAGTGACCTGTCCAAGGGCACTTGGCAGCTTATCCATTGCCCGCTGTTTGATGTTGGGGTTAGAAAGATGAATCAGAAAatctctgccctcagggagctggcTTCTTGCAATAGAGGTTTGCTTGGGATATGCAGGTAGAGCCACCTAAGtacacctgggaggtatgggctGAGGTGGATGCAGGAGGGAGGGCATTGAGTGGCTGGAACAAGGGCAAAGTGGGGGAGCTAGCTTATTTGGGGTCCCAGTAAGTGGCTTTCTAGCCAGAGGTGAGTTAATCAGGGAGAACTGCCAGGCCAAGAAACATGGACTGTCCTCCAAGGGTAATGTGGCAGGGTTTTAAATTGGGGACAGGTGTGGTCAGGTCAGCATGTTAGGAAAATGAATCTGGCAGCCCTACAGGATGGACTGGAAGTGAGTGAGAACAGAGGCAGGGTCGGTCAGTTAGGAGATCCTGATTCAGGTAAGAGAAGGGTGAACCGTGGGGTGTAAAGCCAATGAAGAGAATTTTGAAGGTAAACCTGAGTCTTGGGTCTCTAGCCAGACCCTGCCCATaggggccagggctggaggagaTCGTTTGTTCCGGTTGCTGCACCTAGCCAGCAACTTCCTTTGACCTCTCATCTTCCACCTTCCCAGGAGCCTGTTCGATCTGAGGAGGGCCGGGACATGGCAAACCGGATCAGTGCCTTTGGCTACCTTGAGTGCTCAGCCAAGACCAAGGAGGGGGTGCGGGAGGTGTTTGAGATGGCCACTCGGGCTGGCCTCCAGGTCCGCAAGAATAAGCGCCGGAGAGGCTGCCCCATTCTCTGAGCTCCCCACAGcttcccctgcctccctgcctcccttcacAGGGCGCAGAAGCTCCCCTCCCTACTAGGGATCCCTGCCCAAGGCTCCCTTTCCCAGTTCCCTCCTGCCCAGGACTGCATCGTTCCCCAGCCCTGAGGGTGGTGGCCAGCGGTGGCCAGCGGCCCTGGGAACCTAGGGCTGTGTCCCGCCTGTCCAGAGCCGTCCCTGCTCCTGTTGCCTTGGTCCAGGGGTGGGGCCTTTGCTCCCTTTGGCCTTCCCCAGAGGATCATCACACCAGCACTTTATACACGTCTGGCTCACAGGAGAGAAGCTGGGGTAGGGGACCTGGAGGGTGTAACCCGGAGTCCTGGTCCCTGGTGTTTCTGCTTTGGGCAGAGGCCTTGGCTCTTGGCTATACTTGGTGGGGGGCATGAATAAAGGCCACAGGCTCCAACTTGTGTGTGGCTTCCTGTCCTTCTCTCCTGGTCCCTGTCTTGGCTGTGAGCCTGGAGTCCCATCTCTTCAAACTGCTCACCAGGCTGGCCCCCTGTCTGTAAAGGCAGGACTCCTGGGCAGGCAGGGTGGAGTCTTAGAGAAAAGGATGAGGTCATGCCTGGCTCTGGGCCTTGGAGGAGGGTAAGGGGGGAGTGGTCTAGAGCAGGGGCTAAACTTAGAAGCCTGTGGGTGGCCTCCCTGCCACCTCCCATTGGGTTTCCTCCCCTAGACATGGGGGTTGGGTTGCTTTCTAGCAGGGAAGTGGGGGTATGGCCCCTGGCAGTGTGTGAGAGTCCCACCCTCCCCTGTGGGGTCATCTTGGGAGTTCAGGAAGCTGGGGCCAGGCTGAGGAGACAAGGAggcataaagatttttttttcagacttttttcctCCACCTTCCCCCGATTGTTAGCAGCTTGATGTGTCATTTTCCCCAGCAGGGAAGGGGTGGTGTGGTTGTAAACTCCCTCTCCAGCCTTCCTGTCCCCCAGAGGTACGGCACAGCTGGAGTCTGGTTCAGGCCGGGGTCTGGTTCGGGGTCTAGCTCAGGGTCGGGTGGGAGGTTAAGGCTTGGCTGGTGTGAGAAGGCTGGCTGCTGTGTCCTCAGAGCTCATTCCTCCACTCTGGCTCCACTTGCAGGGGCAGGCCCCCTTCACCCTCCTGGGGGAGGTAGTTGTGACTCCggggccctagaaagaaaagagaggagctCTGTTTTAGTaacttccctcctccctcagcaCTGTCCCCCACTCAGTCCACCCTGGCCCGGCCATACCTGAGGTAGAGGGGCTGAGCTTGCTCAGACCTTGGAGTAAGTTCTGTCCTTGCTGCAGGTCCAGTTTGGCAGGGAAGGGGCACCCGGTGTACCCCCCGTTTTCTTTACAGAACTCCAGGAACCTGTGGGGTACAGGGACATTCACACATGGCTGCACAGGGCTGGCTGAGCGCCAGCAGAGGCTGGAGGCCCAGCCTTGGTCCTGCACTTGGCTTGTACCTTGCCTCGGGGCAAGGTGCTCAGGCAAGGTGCTCGACCTTGGCAAGCGGGGGATGACGTTAAGATAAGATGGGAAGATGGACTGAGCCCACAGCTGTCCACCCAGAGGGATGGCAGGTGGGATGCTCACGCTTTCCAGTCAGGATCATGGCCCAGGAGGAGTGGGTTGCCCACCACGATGAGCAGAGCCTTGGCTCGGGTCACAGCCACGTTGAACCTCTGCGAAGAAGAGGGGGTGGGGTCACAGGAGGGAAGGGTCctcaggaggggagttcctgccacCCACCAGCCCTCAAACCTTGGGGTTCTTAAGGAAACCCAGGTTAAAGTCCAGATCGAGCTGCACAAAGCTTTGGCTGCTCCGCACGGTGGAGATGAGGATGACGCTGCgctcctggccttggaactcTTCCACGGAGCCCACctagaggggagggaggcagggctggaggccaGGGCGCTCAGCAGGGGACCAAGGAACCAGCCCCGCCTCAGTGAGCCTGAGGGCAATTGTCCCAATGGAATGAGCCAGTGTCCGGCCAGGCAGGAAAGAGGGCAGAAGGGTGCCTTGGAAGCTGAAACCTGAAGGGGGAATCCAGTTAAAGGGCTGGGGGCTAGAAAGGGTTCTAAGCAAAGAAAACAGGCTTGCAAAGAACACTGTAACTCAGCAGTGTTTTCCAAACTTTCCTGAAGATAATCACTCagtacttgttaaaaaaaaatgtaacctcAGGCCCTAacccagacctcctgaatcagaatttACACAGGAGAGGCCTCTAACTCTTCAAGCACTGATTTTCAGTCCTGGCTGCACAGAGATCACCTGAGGAGCCATAAAAAACAGCCGCCCTGGCTCGGCCCCCAGATAGCTGTGTTAATTGGCTGGGTGGAGCCGCAGCGctaaagctctccaggtgattcttatcTGAAAGAGTTCAGCTACTACTGACCAACTCAGAGGGTGGGAGAGGTGAGTGGGGACATCAGCACATGACAGGTCAGGTCAGGCACGCTGGGGACTCTGGACTTTCTCCTCAGGGCAGAGACCTTAAACCTTAAGCCTGATCATAAAAACTGTGTGGGCTTGCTCAACATGCAGGCCTCTGGGTCCCATCCCAGACCTACGAGCTGGGATCTCCAGGAAGGAGAGGCCTGGGGAAAGCGCAAGTTCATCTCAGGCAGGACCTGGGCTGGCCtggagcagcagggctgggacctGCGGCGGTTTTCTGGCAGTGGGGAAGTGAGGGGGACACAAGTCAGGGAGGGAATGGGAAGCCGTGAGGAAGGTCACCTTCAAGTCCTTGATGTCATCCAGTCCCCGAAGCTCCTTGTCAAGTTTTGTGATGCAATGACGGATTTTTTCCACCTGGAAGATGGGGACAGGTGCCCTTCTCTCATGCTGTTATCCTAGTTCAAGAgggagccaggagttcccaccatggtgcagcagacacgaatctgactaggaacgatgaggttgcaggttcgatccctggtctcgctcagtgggttaaggatccagcctatGCCGTgggctgtaggtcgcagatgcggctgggatcgggcattgctgtggctctggcgtaggctggcagctgtagctccgattggacccctagcctgggaacccccatatgctgcaggtgcggctctaaaaagaagaaaaagaggcagcCACGCAGGAGTCCAGGGTGGTGCAGCTGACCTCTGAGCTCTTCTGAGATAGGGGCCTTAGAGGCCTCAGCTGGACCCTCTGCCTAGTGGTCTGGCTATGGGAGTAGGCAGGGGTGACCCTTGATGGGAACTGGGGGCCTGACCTGCTTCCGGTATGGGGAGATGACGCCCACGCTTCGGGGGCTCAGCCGAGCTTTGCCCTTCTTGGAGGAGGAGGTTAGGAGCTGCTTCAGGTAGGAAGTCACTGTGGCAGCCTCTTCGGGATTGAAGAAGGATGGGCTGTTGCCCTCACGCTCATCCTTGCCCATTACACCGTGAAAGATGATGGGAAAGCCCTGGACACAGGGGCAAGGGAAACCATCAGTGCGGCCTCCCTGCGTCctgtcccacccacccccagagccttccaggcaatgtgggatcccaggtCAAGGTGACAAGAGGAGGGGCTCGTGCCCTGCACTCAGAGCCTCCTGCTACCCAGCGCCTTCagtcagagggagggggaggtccTGGGGGAGGAGCCTGAGCCCCTGCCGGCTCAGCCTCACCTGTCGAGGGAGACCTTCCCAGCGGCAGAAGCGCTCCCGGTCCACAACGTCtgcacaggcctgcagctcccCTTCGTAATAGAGTTGGTTAGGAATGTCCAGGATGGTGGGGTGAGacctgggaggcaggaggagaaaggaagagccACACCCGGGGCCCGGTTACTTCCGCTCCCTCTCAGGGACCCCACTCCCCCTGCTCGGGGCTCTCACACACCACCCTCCTGCCCTCCGGCCCACTGCACAGCAGACTCATGCAGCTACGGGTTTTGCTGCTAGGCAATGTTAACCACAGAAAGCAAGATGGTCTCAAGAGCATCCAATCCACAGATTTCACAGACCAgtcatatttaaaagaaagcacCAAGAAGGCAGCGGCCCATTCCCAGGTTTCAGTTTAGCTGAGGAAGGACAATACGAAAGCAAGTATCTACTCTCGCCATGATCTGATGACATGATGTGTTAAATCCAAAAATATAAGCAGAcagctatcatttattgaacTCGTCATGGACTCACCTGAGGAACTAAGGACACAGGAATTCACTGGAGCATTTCAGGTATATAAACTCACTGACTAAAGGGAAATATAACTCTTTAACCTGAATAACCTGTtagatttatgaaaaatatacactgtatttttctcatttctccttgGATGGTCTGGAATTTTCAGCCAGGACCCACATCAGACATATTCCAGGCACATAAGCAAACTGCTCTAGATGAGGCCACTTCCGAAGTCACCCCATCCATGAGTAGCAGGACTGCGGGCCGGAGCCTCCAGTTGGGCTTGCAGAGGCTGGGAAGGCAGGGCTGGCACGGCGGGTGTGGGATACCTGTAGTTGCGGAGCAGCTTGGTTATGAACTGGGGATTATAGCCATCAGGGCCCTTCTTGTACAGGCCGTTGTAGGTGAGCAGCCGCTCCAGCAGTGAGTACCCCAGTCCATGCTTCTGGGTCAGTGGGCAACGCAGCACAGGGCCCAGCTGCCGAGGGTCTCCTGCCAGCACCAGCTGTCCTCCTGGATTGTCTGCTTCCTTGActtccagcagccctgggaggtggggagtgtGGGGAGAAAGGTGTGTGGTGGGACCTTCCTGACCCCATGGGGGGTGGCCTATccgcagcccccccacccccgaacccCTCACCTGCTATGGCCACCAGACTCTCTGGCTCCATAGAGTGGCCAGCCTCATCGATGAAGATATGTGTGAAGTGGTCGATGGGAAACTGGGCTGAGACCAACCTGGGAGGGGGCAGGCCAGGCAGGGTGTGTCATACCCAGGCACCCAACCACCAAACCTGAATGTCCACCCAAGGTGgcccctcccctcactccccaGGAACCCTTCTTCCCCATCTCCTTCGCctgctacctctttttttttttaataccttgctgagattttatttttatttatttagtcttttgtccttttagggctgcaccagcagcatgtggaggttcccacactcgggatctaatcagagctgttgctgtgctaccggcctacaccacagccacagcaacgccagatctgagccacgtctgtgacctacaccacagctcacggcaatgctggatctttaacccactgagcaaggccaggggtcgaacccgcaacctcatggttcctagtcggattcgtttcccctgcaccacgatgggaactccttagcctGCTACC
It contains:
- the RHOC gene encoding rho-related GTP-binding protein RhoC, with the protein product MAAIRKKLVIVGDGACGKTCLLIVFSKDQFPEVYVPTVFENYIADIEVDGKQVELALWDTAGQEDYDRLRPLSYPDTDVILMCFSIDSPDSLENIPEKWTPEVKHFCPNVPIILVGNKKDLRQDEHTRRELAKMKQEPVRSEEGRDMANRISAFGYLECSAKTKEGVREVFEMATRAGLQVRKNKRRRGCPIL